The Agromyces sp. LHK192 genome includes a window with the following:
- a CDS encoding DUF4229 domain-containing protein, with protein MKSVPAWLRYSVLRVLLFAVPFAVLMIAGVTWWLSAVVAALFGLAASAVFLRGQRDQVSRDLYAARNRSTEPTADDEAEDDAIESRERTSE; from the coding sequence GTGAAATCCGTCCCCGCCTGGCTCCGGTACTCCGTGCTGCGCGTGCTGCTGTTCGCCGTGCCGTTCGCCGTCCTCATGATCGCCGGGGTGACGTGGTGGCTGTCGGCGGTGGTGGCCGCGCTGTTCGGGCTCGCGGCATCCGCCGTGTTCCTCCGGGGCCAGCGCGACCAGGTCTCGCGCGACCTCTACGCGGCCCGCAACCGCTCGACCGAGCCGACCGCCGACGACGAGGCGGAGGACGACGCGATCGAATCCCGCGAGCGCACGTCCGAGTAG
- a CDS encoding PLD nuclease N-terminal domain-containing protein: protein MLVRLAIPAAVVIIGLMVYAIVDCALFDRTRIRGLRRGWWIVVILIPVLGAILWFTIGRGPRLTSPRAGRRSGPVAPDDDTEFLQRLGRDAEQDERIRRLEQELADLDGEGGSPGDDHPDHGAAHDQRRPDAPDNPDAGTSGRPNG, encoded by the coding sequence ATGCTCGTCAGGCTCGCCATCCCAGCGGCGGTCGTGATCATCGGACTCATGGTCTACGCCATCGTGGACTGCGCGCTCTTCGACCGGACCCGCATCCGCGGCCTGCGCCGGGGATGGTGGATCGTCGTGATCCTGATCCCCGTGCTCGGCGCCATCCTCTGGTTCACCATCGGTCGGGGACCCCGGCTCACGTCGCCCCGTGCCGGTCGACGGAGCGGCCCGGTCGCCCCCGACGACGACACCGAGTTCCTCCAGCGCCTCGGGCGCGATGCCGAACAGGACGAGCGCATCCGCCGGCTCGAACAGGAACTGGCCGATCTCGACGGCGAGGGCGGCAGCCCGGGCGACGACCACCCCGACCACGGCGCCGCGCACGACCAACGCCGACCCGACGCCCCCGACAACCCGGATGCCGGCACCAGCGGCCGACCGAATGGCTGA
- a CDS encoding AAA family ATPase, with the protein MGERLLERESALAEVRRATDDARDRRGSLVLLHGEAGIGKSAVVAAIRAEPPQGFRVLVGACDAMSTPRTLGPFRDLATGAAELVAGPLADALREADREAVFAALIEEFRDHPTVLVVEDAHWADEATLDVVRFLARRIDVLPVVFVVTYRDELERDHPLSQVLGDIGHGANVHRVALPRLTPSAVAALTAERGLDAARIYDVTGGNPYFVSELVASAGGPAVPPTVVEAVTGRLRRLDVETQAQVELLATIPFAVGPDLLARLVPAGVGALRSAEEAGILVVTPGGVGFRHELTRHAVLDALAAARRIQLERRVLAALEADAASGIDVDPGRLVHHAVEAGDVDAIVRHAPNAGADAAASGAHRQAVAHYAAALEHPDRFDPARLATLLERSAVEQYTVGGGPAAVARQEQALELRRALGDPIALGAGLRWLSRFAWFAGDRAGAERAASEASAVLEHAGDTGLYAMALSNESQLAMLAHDVDTTVELATRAIELAEAVDDPGTLSHALNNLGTALMFQGRGGEAELLRAAAVALERGDMENAARAHINIVWSYLDDFRLDEAERELSRAMDLTERAEFLGLLTYQRMEEGRLLLARARWEDALAAVDRPLESLPHARCVALTVAGTVGIRRGDPGAEAVLEEAAALADELAELQRTGPVAAARAESALLRGDVDAARAVATPAYEESRRLGARNLSAELAALLRRAGSAPPAEPGARHPFATEAWGDAGEAARRWRSLGCPYHEASALAQGGDDDLLAGLAIADRLGAAPLARMIRAELGRRGVRGVPRGPQEATRRNPEGLTDRQVDVLRLVETGLTNAQIAERLVLSVRTVDSHLQALFAKLGVTTRREAARRAVELGVATGAPGAVEDADHRTGARDLGTPPPRVR; encoded by the coding sequence ATGGGGGAGCGGCTGCTCGAACGCGAGTCCGCGCTCGCCGAGGTGCGGCGCGCGACGGACGACGCACGCGACCGTCGCGGCTCCCTCGTCCTGCTGCACGGCGAAGCAGGCATCGGCAAGTCCGCGGTCGTCGCGGCGATCCGAGCCGAGCCGCCGCAGGGCTTCCGGGTGCTCGTCGGAGCCTGCGACGCCATGTCGACCCCGCGCACCCTCGGCCCGTTCCGCGACCTCGCGACCGGCGCCGCCGAGCTCGTGGCGGGTCCGCTCGCGGACGCGCTGCGCGAGGCCGATCGCGAGGCGGTGTTCGCCGCGCTGATCGAGGAGTTCCGCGACCATCCGACGGTGCTCGTCGTCGAGGACGCGCACTGGGCCGACGAGGCGACGCTGGACGTGGTCCGCTTCCTCGCGCGTCGGATCGACGTGCTGCCGGTCGTCTTCGTGGTCACGTACCGCGACGAACTCGAACGTGATCACCCGCTCTCGCAGGTGCTCGGCGACATCGGGCACGGTGCGAACGTCCATCGCGTCGCCCTGCCCAGGCTCACGCCGAGCGCCGTCGCCGCCCTCACCGCCGAGCGGGGGCTCGATGCCGCGCGGATCTACGACGTCACGGGCGGCAACCCGTACTTCGTCAGCGAGCTCGTCGCGTCCGCGGGAGGCCCGGCCGTCCCGCCGACGGTCGTCGAGGCGGTCACCGGGCGGCTGCGCCGCCTCGACGTCGAAACCCAGGCCCAGGTCGAGCTGCTCGCGACGATCCCCTTCGCCGTCGGTCCAGACCTGCTCGCGCGACTCGTCCCCGCCGGCGTCGGAGCCCTGCGGAGCGCGGAGGAGGCCGGCATCCTCGTCGTCACCCCCGGCGGTGTCGGCTTCCGGCACGAGCTGACCCGTCACGCCGTGCTCGACGCCCTCGCGGCGGCGCGGCGGATCCAGCTCGAGCGGCGGGTCCTCGCAGCCCTCGAGGCCGATGCGGCGTCGGGGATCGATGTCGACCCGGGCCGGCTCGTGCATCACGCCGTCGAGGCCGGAGACGTCGATGCGATCGTCCGGCACGCGCCGAACGCCGGTGCCGACGCGGCCGCCTCGGGCGCGCACCGCCAGGCGGTCGCGCACTACGCGGCGGCGCTCGAGCACCCCGATCGATTCGACCCGGCCCGACTCGCCACCCTGCTCGAGCGCTCCGCGGTCGAGCAGTACACGGTGGGCGGCGGGCCCGCCGCCGTCGCCCGGCAGGAGCAGGCCCTCGAGCTCCGCCGCGCGCTCGGCGACCCGATCGCGCTGGGCGCCGGGCTGCGGTGGCTCAGCCGGTTCGCGTGGTTCGCGGGCGACCGGGCCGGCGCCGAGCGCGCGGCGAGCGAGGCATCCGCGGTCCTCGAGCACGCCGGCGACACCGGGCTTTACGCGATGGCGCTGAGCAACGAGTCGCAACTCGCGATGCTCGCCCACGACGTCGACACGACGGTCGAGCTCGCGACCCGCGCGATCGAGCTCGCCGAAGCGGTCGACGACCCCGGCACGCTGTCGCACGCCCTCAACAACCTCGGCACGGCGCTGATGTTCCAGGGGCGCGGCGGCGAGGCCGAGCTGCTGCGGGCGGCCGCGGTCGCCCTCGAGCGCGGCGACATGGAGAACGCGGCCCGCGCGCACATCAACATCGTGTGGAGCTACCTCGACGACTTCCGGCTCGACGAAGCCGAGCGGGAGCTCAGCCGGGCGATGGACCTCACCGAACGGGCGGAGTTCCTCGGCCTGCTCACCTACCAGCGGATGGAGGAGGGCCGACTGCTGCTGGCCAGAGCGCGGTGGGAGGACGCGCTCGCGGCGGTCGACCGGCCGCTGGAATCGCTGCCGCACGCGAGGTGCGTTGCGCTGACGGTCGCGGGCACGGTGGGGATTCGGCGCGGGGATCCCGGTGCCGAGGCGGTCCTCGAGGAGGCGGCCGCCCTCGCCGACGAGCTCGCGGAGCTCCAGCGCACCGGGCCGGTGGCCGCGGCACGCGCGGAGTCGGCGCTGCTGCGCGGCGATGTCGATGCGGCCCGCGCGGTCGCGACACCCGCGTACGAGGAATCCCGCCGACTCGGAGCCCGCAACCTGAGCGCCGAGCTCGCCGCGCTGCTCCGCCGCGCGGGCTCCGCGCCGCCGGCCGAGCCCGGCGCTCGGCATCCGTTCGCGACCGAGGCTTGGGGCGATGCGGGCGAGGCGGCGCGGCGCTGGCGCTCGCTGGGCTGCCCCTACCACGAGGCGTCGGCGCTCGCGCAGGGCGGCGACGACGACCTGCTCGCCGGACTCGCCATCGCCGACCGGCTCGGTGCCGCCCCGCTCGCCCGGATGATCCGTGCCGAGCTGGGACGCCGCGGAGTGCGGGGCGTGCCGCGCGGCCCGCAGGAGGCGACCCGGCGCAATCCCGAGGGGCTGACCGATCGGCAGGTCGACGTGCTTCGGCTCGTCGAGACCGGCCTCACGAACGCGCAGATCGCCGAACGACTGGTGCTCTCGGTCCGCACGGTCGACAGCCACCTGCAGGCCCTGTTCGCGAAGCTCGGGGTCACGACGCGCCGCGAGGCCGCTCGGCGAGCCGTCGAGCTCGGCGTCGCGACAGGTGCGCCCGGCGCCGTCGAGGATGCCGATCACCGCACCGGTGCGCGCGATCTCGGTACCCCGCCGCCCCGAGTTCGGTAG
- a CDS encoding o-succinylbenzoate synthase — translation MHDDAQPVPPPLPPLADLLATARVVALPLVTRFRGIDVREAVLFEGPEGWTEFSPFAEYGDEESSAWLEASVDYGWRQAPPPLRDRIPVNATVPSVDPDEVAAVLERFPGCRTAKVKVAASDQTLAQDVARVRAARQALGPEGRVRLDANGGWNVDEAEHAIHALAEFDLEYVEQPCPGIDDLAEIRLRTKYMGIPIAADESVRRVDDPLAVAEAGAADLLVIKAQPLGGIRRALSIVEAAGLPVNVSSALDTSVGLAMGAALAAAVPHLEYDCGLGTASLLAADVTREPLVPEAGAIAVRRVEPDPGLLDRYAADADRTAWWLARLERCHALLARRGSVL, via the coding sequence ATGCACGACGACGCGCAGCCCGTTCCGCCGCCCCTCCCGCCGCTCGCCGACCTGCTCGCGACCGCGCGCGTGGTCGCCCTCCCCCTCGTGACCCGTTTCCGCGGCATCGACGTGCGCGAGGCCGTGCTATTCGAGGGACCCGAGGGGTGGACGGAGTTCTCGCCGTTCGCGGAGTACGGCGACGAGGAGTCGAGCGCGTGGCTCGAGGCATCCGTCGATTACGGCTGGCGCCAGGCGCCGCCGCCGCTGCGCGACCGCATCCCGGTGAACGCGACCGTGCCGTCGGTCGACCCCGACGAGGTCGCCGCCGTGCTCGAGCGCTTCCCGGGCTGCCGTACGGCGAAGGTCAAGGTCGCCGCATCCGACCAGACGCTCGCGCAGGATGTCGCGCGCGTGCGCGCCGCGCGCCAGGCGCTCGGACCCGAGGGGCGGGTCCGCCTCGACGCGAACGGCGGCTGGAACGTCGACGAGGCCGAGCACGCGATCCACGCGCTCGCGGAGTTCGACCTGGAGTACGTCGAACAGCCGTGTCCCGGCATCGACGACCTCGCCGAGATCAGGCTTCGCACGAAGTACATGGGCATCCCGATCGCGGCCGACGAGTCGGTGCGACGCGTCGACGACCCGCTCGCGGTCGCCGAGGCCGGAGCGGCCGACCTGCTGGTGATCAAGGCGCAACCGCTCGGCGGCATCCGCCGGGCACTGTCGATCGTCGAGGCCGCGGGCCTCCCCGTGAACGTGTCGAGCGCGCTGGACACGAGCGTCGGGCTCGCGATGGGCGCCGCGCTCGCGGCCGCCGTTCCTCACCTGGAGTACGACTGCGGGCTGGGCACCGCGTCGCTGCTCGCGGCGGACGTCACGCGCGAACCGCTCGTGCCGGAGGCCGGTGCGATCGCCGTCCGGCGCGTCGAGCCCGACCCGGGCCTGCTCGACCGGTACGCCGCCGACGCCGACCGCACGGCCTGGTGGCTGGCTCGGCTCGAACGGTGCCATGCGCTGCTCGCACGGCGCGGAAGCGTGCTGTAG
- a CDS encoding 1,4-dihydroxy-2-naphthoate polyprenyltransferase codes for MARPNDRRKSAAPDTPQSKPKSKTYSASGNPAKAAAAPTVARGPATARDWIAGARLRTLPLAISPVALGTGAGVVLIADGPWHPIRAVLALVVALALQIGVNYANDYSDGIRGTDDHRVGPARLTGSGLAKPRHVLVVALAFFGVAALAGLALTIITQQWWLLAVGAVAIVAAWFYTGGKRPYGYAGLGELVVFVFFGLVATLGSTWVQAGTVNIESILGGVGVGLIACAVLMANNLRDIPQDRVVGKRTLAVRVGPVAGRVLFALFLLVPFGIAAFLAVLYPAAILVQFALLAALPACAIAIWGRTPRELITALQLASVTSLAYGIGLGLVFAL; via the coding sequence GTGGCACGCCCGAACGATCGGCGGAAGTCCGCCGCCCCCGACACCCCCCAGTCGAAGCCGAAGTCGAAGACGTACTCGGCGTCCGGAAACCCGGCCAAGGCCGCCGCGGCGCCGACCGTGGCGCGCGGCCCGGCGACCGCCCGCGACTGGATCGCCGGTGCGCGCCTGCGCACCCTGCCGCTCGCGATCTCGCCGGTCGCACTCGGCACCGGCGCGGGTGTCGTGCTCATCGCCGACGGCCCGTGGCATCCGATCCGCGCGGTGCTCGCGCTCGTCGTCGCGCTCGCGCTGCAGATCGGCGTGAACTACGCGAACGACTACTCCGACGGCATCCGCGGCACCGACGACCACCGCGTCGGCCCGGCACGCCTGACGGGTTCGGGCCTCGCGAAGCCCCGGCACGTGCTCGTCGTCGCGCTCGCGTTCTTCGGCGTCGCGGCGCTCGCGGGCCTCGCCCTCACGATCATCACGCAGCAGTGGTGGCTGCTCGCCGTGGGCGCCGTCGCGATCGTCGCGGCATGGTTCTACACCGGCGGCAAGCGGCCCTACGGGTACGCGGGCCTGGGCGAGCTCGTCGTGTTCGTCTTCTTCGGCCTCGTCGCCACGCTCGGTTCGACGTGGGTGCAGGCGGGCACCGTCAACATCGAGTCGATCCTCGGCGGCGTCGGCGTCGGGCTCATCGCGTGCGCGGTGCTCATGGCGAACAACCTGCGCGACATCCCGCAGGACCGGGTGGTCGGCAAGCGCACGCTCGCGGTCCGCGTCGGCCCGGTGGCCGGACGCGTGCTGTTCGCCCTGTTCCTGCTGGTGCCGTTCGGGATCGCCGCGTTCCTCGCCGTGCTCTACCCCGCGGCGATCCTCGTGCAGTTCGCGCTCCTGGCCGCGCTCCCGGCCTGCGCGATCGCGATCTGGGGCCGCACGCCGCGCGAGCTCATCACGGCGCTGCAGCTCGCGAGCGTCACCTCGCTGGCCTACGGCATCGGGCTCGGGCTCGTCTTCGCGCTGTAG
- the menD gene encoding 2-succinyl-5-enolpyruvyl-6-hydroxy-3-cyclohexene-1-carboxylic-acid synthase, giving the protein MADGSGLTDDRPPGSTRSPASAFAVALFTEFVALGVTDVVVSPGSRSQALALAAAEFERAGLVRLHVRIDERGAGFLALGLGVESGTPAVVVTTSGTAVANLHPAILEAHHAGVPLIALTADRPAELRGIRSNQTTMQPGIFAGAVRLEKDAPPPESTDVGDDAARLARRAVDASLGVDDRGVPIVHPGPGPVHLNVQLREPLSSPVALDRAAVAARRARVAELRPPAAALAGAAAEASDDRAGSGNVVAAGPRTLVVAGAGAGPGAEAFAREGGWPLAAEVTSGAHFGPNLVVAYRELLAEPGFGDRVERVVVFGHPTLSREVPALVQRAGVETIVVAPSGIEWFNPGRRVRRFERAVHPEPHTPTDDERAWTGRWVRASRMLVDAAETDAAPDAGSAPVADGGSTGIRSGVDETGHVTDYAAQRAFLKAQLAAVREPVTRRMLVQAVWGATWPHDRLVLGASRLIRDADRAVPGRRITVHANRGLAGIDGTVATATGIAIASQRAPEAKPGVTRALIGDLTLLHDVGSLLLGAGEEAPRLQVIVGNDGGGAIFDALEVAASAPADAFDRVQFTPQQVDLAALAAAYGWRHTRVTTRGELEEALGTAVSGVGIVEVVLQRA; this is encoded by the coding sequence ATGGCTGACGGCTCCGGCCTCACCGACGACCGCCCGCCCGGTTCGACACGCTCGCCCGCGAGCGCCTTCGCGGTCGCCCTGTTCACCGAGTTCGTCGCGCTCGGGGTCACCGACGTGGTCGTGTCGCCCGGATCGCGCTCGCAGGCCCTGGCGCTCGCGGCCGCCGAGTTCGAACGCGCCGGCCTGGTGCGCCTGCACGTGCGCATCGACGAGCGCGGCGCGGGATTCCTCGCGCTCGGCCTGGGCGTCGAATCGGGGACCCCTGCGGTCGTCGTCACGACGTCGGGCACCGCGGTCGCGAACCTGCACCCCGCGATACTCGAAGCCCATCACGCCGGCGTGCCGCTCATCGCGCTGACCGCCGACCGCCCGGCGGAACTCCGCGGCATCCGCTCGAACCAGACGACCATGCAGCCCGGCATCTTCGCCGGGGCGGTCCGGCTCGAGAAGGATGCCCCGCCGCCCGAGTCCACCGACGTCGGCGACGATGCCGCACGGCTCGCGCGTCGCGCCGTCGACGCCTCGCTCGGGGTCGACGACCGCGGCGTGCCGATCGTGCACCCCGGTCCCGGCCCCGTGCACCTGAACGTGCAGCTCCGCGAGCCGCTGTCGTCGCCCGTCGCGCTCGATCGGGCCGCCGTCGCGGCGCGTCGCGCGCGCGTCGCCGAGCTGCGCCCGCCGGCGGCGGCGCTGGCGGGGGCGGCAGCCGAGGCATCCGACGATCGCGCCGGTTCCGGCAACGTCGTCGCGGCAGGTCCCCGCACCCTGGTCGTCGCCGGCGCCGGGGCGGGCCCCGGTGCCGAGGCGTTCGCGCGCGAGGGTGGCTGGCCGCTCGCGGCCGAGGTGACCAGCGGCGCGCACTTCGGCCCGAACCTCGTCGTCGCGTACCGCGAACTGCTCGCCGAGCCCGGATTCGGCGACCGCGTCGAGCGGGTCGTGGTGTTCGGGCATCCGACGCTGTCGCGAGAGGTGCCGGCGCTCGTGCAGCGCGCGGGCGTCGAGACGATCGTCGTCGCGCCGTCGGGCATCGAGTGGTTCAACCCGGGCCGTCGCGTGCGCCGGTTCGAACGCGCCGTGCACCCCGAACCGCACACGCCGACCGACGACGAGCGCGCGTGGACGGGGCGGTGGGTGCGGGCGAGCCGCATGCTGGTCGACGCGGCCGAGACGGATGCGGCGCCGGATGCGGGATCGGCCCCCGTGGCCGACGGCGGGTCCACCGGCATCCGCAGCGGGGTGGACGAGACCGGGCACGTCACCGACTACGCGGCGCAGCGCGCGTTCCTGAAGGCCCAGCTCGCAGCCGTCCGCGAACCCGTGACCCGACGCATGCTCGTGCAGGCGGTGTGGGGTGCGACCTGGCCGCACGATCGGCTCGTGCTCGGGGCATCCCGATTGATCCGCGATGCCGACCGGGCCGTGCCGGGACGCAGGATCACGGTGCACGCGAACCGCGGCCTCGCCGGCATCGACGGCACCGTCGCGACCGCGACCGGCATCGCGATCGCGAGCCAGCGCGCCCCCGAGGCGAAGCCCGGCGTCACCCGCGCGCTCATCGGCGACCTGACGCTGCTGCACGACGTCGGCTCGCTGCTGCTCGGCGCGGGGGAGGAGGCGCCGCGGCTGCAGGTCATCGTCGGCAACGACGGCGGCGGCGCGATCTTCGACGCGCTCGAGGTCGCGGCATCCGCACCCGCGGACGCGTTCGACCGTGTCCAGTTCACGCCGCAGCAGGTCGACCTCGCCGCGCTCGCAGCGGCGTACGGGTGGCGGCACACACGCGTGACGACGCGCGGCGAGCTCGAGGAGGCCCTCGGCACGGCGGTGAGCGGCGTCGGCATCGTCGAGGTCGTGCTCCAGCGCGCGTGA
- a CDS encoding AMP-binding protein: MKPLERVPVAELDAFTRRLREAVLFDEAVAAVLPTQAEPSSGGSEPSSHRSAPSTVAAAVPDEIALVVETSGSTDAPKRVMLSGAALRASAGATEQWFGGQYGQWLLALPVTYIAGIQVLVRSILAGTEPAVLPPGGFTPGAFVEAARGLDPDHPWFTSLVPVQLARLVEAAEHDRAVGTALGSFDRILLGGQAAPPGLVERARELGATVHRTYGSSETAGGCVYDGRALPGVGVRIGADGTVELSGRMLATGYLGDPDRTASAFGEDADGTRWYRTGDLGELTADGTLRIGGRADDVIISGGVKVALGEIERAVRRADAPGLASAVVVAVADPEWGERAAVVVEGASVALDVLAAATDAAGLPPAARPVRVLAVDAMPLLASGKPDRRALAALVVDGH, from the coding sequence GTGAAACCGCTCGAGCGGGTTCCGGTCGCCGAACTCGACGCGTTCACCCGCCGGCTGCGCGAGGCCGTGCTCTTCGACGAGGCCGTCGCGGCGGTGCTGCCGACGCAGGCGGAGCCGTCGTCGGGTGGGTCCGAGCCGTCGTCCCACCGTTCCGCGCCGTCGACCGTCGCCGCCGCCGTCCCCGACGAGATCGCCCTCGTCGTCGAGACGAGCGGATCGACGGATGCCCCGAAGCGCGTCATGCTCTCGGGCGCCGCGCTCCGCGCGAGCGCGGGCGCGACCGAGCAGTGGTTCGGGGGACAGTACGGACAGTGGCTGCTCGCGCTCCCGGTGACGTACATCGCGGGCATCCAGGTGCTCGTGCGATCGATCCTCGCCGGAACCGAACCCGCCGTGCTGCCGCCGGGCGGATTCACGCCGGGCGCCTTCGTCGAGGCCGCGCGCGGGCTCGACCCCGACCACCCCTGGTTCACGTCGCTCGTGCCCGTGCAGCTCGCACGGCTCGTCGAGGCCGCCGAGCACGACCGCGCGGTCGGCACCGCGCTCGGCTCGTTCGACCGGATCCTCCTCGGCGGGCAGGCGGCACCGCCCGGACTCGTCGAACGCGCGCGCGAACTCGGCGCCACCGTGCACCGCACCTACGGGTCGAGCGAGACCGCGGGCGGCTGCGTCTACGACGGCCGCGCGCTGCCGGGCGTCGGGGTGCGGATCGGGGCCGACGGCACCGTGGAGCTCTCCGGCCGCATGCTCGCGACGGGCTACCTCGGCGACCCCGACCGAACTGCGTCGGCGTTCGGCGAAGACGCCGACGGCACCCGGTGGTACCGCACCGGCGACCTCGGCGAACTCACCGCAGACGGCACGCTCCGCATCGGCGGGCGCGCCGACGACGTCATCATCTCGGGTGGCGTCAAGGTCGCGCTCGGCGAGATCGAGCGCGCGGTGCGCCGAGCGGATGCCCCGGGCCTCGCAAGCGCCGTCGTGGTCGCGGTCGCCGACCCCGAGTGGGGCGAACGTGCCGCGGTGGTCGTCGAGGGGGCATCCGTCGCGCTGGACGTGCTCGCGGCGGCGACGGATGCCGCGGGGCTGCCGCCTGCGGCGCGACCCGTGCGCGTGCTCGCGGTCGACGCGATGCCGCTCCTCGCCTCGGGCAAGCCCGACCGGCGGGCGCTGGCGGCGCTCGTCGTCGACGGGCACTGA
- a CDS encoding 1,4-dihydroxy-2-naphthoyl-CoA synthase has product MSAEVTELFDANEWTDAAPAVAGPDGFSDITYHHSTDGRIARVAFDRPEVRNAFRPHTVDELYRALEDARTNPRIGVVLLTGNGPSAKDGGWAFCSGGDQRIRGRDGYQYSADESGVVRDPAAAAATGRLHILEVQRLIRFMPKVVIAVVPGWAAGGGHSLHVVCDLTIASREHGRFKQTDADVGSFDAGYGSAYFARQIGQKFAREVFFLAEEYSADRAYEMGAVNRVVPHADLEREAIAMARTILTKSPTAIRMLKFAFNAVDDGMVGQQVFAGEATRLAYGTDEAVEGRDAFLEKRDPDWGPYPWHF; this is encoded by the coding sequence ATGAGTGCCGAGGTCACCGAACTGTTCGATGCGAATGAGTGGACGGATGCCGCACCCGCCGTCGCCGGGCCCGACGGGTTCTCCGACATCACGTACCACCACTCGACCGACGGGCGCATCGCGCGGGTGGCGTTCGATCGGCCCGAGGTGCGCAACGCGTTCCGCCCGCACACGGTCGACGAGCTGTACCGCGCGCTCGAGGACGCCCGCACGAACCCCCGCATCGGGGTCGTGCTGCTGACCGGCAACGGGCCGAGCGCCAAGGACGGCGGCTGGGCGTTCTGCTCGGGCGGCGACCAGCGCATCCGCGGCCGCGACGGCTACCAGTACTCCGCCGACGAGTCCGGGGTCGTTCGCGATCCGGCCGCTGCCGCGGCCACCGGTCGCCTGCACATCCTCGAGGTGCAGCGGCTGATCCGCTTCATGCCGAAGGTCGTCATCGCGGTCGTGCCCGGCTGGGCCGCCGGCGGGGGACATTCGCTGCACGTGGTCTGCGACCTGACGATCGCGAGCCGTGAGCACGGGCGGTTCAAGCAGACCGATGCCGACGTCGGTTCGTTCGACGCCGGCTACGGTTCGGCGTACTTCGCCCGGCAGATCGGCCAGAAGTTCGCGCGCGAGGTGTTCTTCCTCGCCGAGGAGTACTCGGCCGATCGCGCGTACGAGATGGGTGCCGTCAACCGGGTCGTGCCGCACGCCGACCTCGAGCGCGAGGCGATCGCGATGGCGCGCACGATCCTCACGAAGTCGCCGACGGCGATCCGCATGCTGAAGTTCGCGTTCAACGCGGTCGACGACGGGATGGTGGGCCAGCAGGTGTTCGCGGGCGAGGCGACGCGCCTCGCGTACGGCACCGACGAGGCGGTCGAGGGGCGCGATGCGTTCCTCGAGAAGCGCGACCCCGACTGGGGTCCCTATCCGTGGCACTTCTGA